From the Lolium rigidum isolate FL_2022 chromosome 2, APGP_CSIRO_Lrig_0.1, whole genome shotgun sequence genome, one window contains:
- the LOC124690363 gene encoding ergosterol biosynthetic protein 28-like, giving the protein MGVAVAGRKLAALPALGWWLVVVGAVRLGFAWSGFFDARAVRAGTYSGTHVTDVHGRTVGVWTLLSCTLCFMCAFNLENRPLCAATLLSFVYAYGHFIVEYLVYRTITAASLGTLGFFAVPSIIWTIFHWRNALGHHRAATKQS; this is encoded by the exons ATGGGTGTGGCGGTGGCCGGGAGGAAGCTTGCCGCGCTGCCAGCGCTCGGGTGGTGGCTCGTGGTGGTCGGCGCCGTCCGCCTCGGCTTCGCCtggtccggcttcttcgacgcccGGGCGGTCCGCGCCGGCACCTACTCCGGCACGCacg TGACCGATGTACACGGCCGCACCGTCGGCGTGTGGACGCTCCTGTCCTGCACGCTCTGCTTCATGTGCGCCTTCAACCTCGAGAACAGGCCGCTGTGCGCAGCGACTCTCCTGTCCTTCGTCTACGCCTACGGCCATTTCATCGTGGAGTACCTGGTTTACCGTACCATCACCGCAGCAAGCCTCGGAACTCTCGGCTTCTTTGCCG TCCCATCGATCATCTGGACGATATTCCATTGGAGGAACGCTCTTGGCCACCACCGCGCTGCGACCAAGCAGTCGTGA